The sequence CCTGTCGCCCATCTTGAAACTATTAGACTAATTATTTCTCTAGCAGCTCAAAATAAATGGAAAGTCCATCAAATGGACGTCAAGTCTTCCTTTCTAAATGGGCATCTTGAAGAAGTGGTATATATCGAGCAACCACCTGGGTACGAAGCCATAGGACATGGAGATAAAGTCCTTAAGTTGAAAAAGGCTTTATACGGCCTAAAACAGGCACCAAGGGCGTGGTACAGCAGAATCGACAAGTATTTCCAAGAAAATAATTTCAGTAAGTGCCCGCATGAATATGCTCTTTATGTGAAGGTGAATGAAAAAGGAGATATGTTGCTCGTCTGCCTGTACGTAGATGATTTGATCTTCACGGGCAATAATCCGACAATGTTCGAGGAGTTCAAGAAAACGATGACGAGAGAATTTGAGATGACGGACATTGGTCTTATGTCATACTATCTCGGGCTTGaagtaaaacaacaagaaaatggaATATTTATCTCTCAAGAAGGATATGCAAAGGAAATCCTTAAGAGATTTAAAATGGAAGAGTGTAATCCGGCAATCACTCCCGTGGAATGCGGAATCAAGCTATCAAAGATCGATGAAGGCCAGAATGTCAATCCGACTCTTTACAAGAGCCTTGTTGGAAGTTTGAGATACTTAACTTGTACAAAGCCAGATATTCTCTACGGAGTAGGACTGATTAGTCGCTAAATGGAAGCACCTACGGTTAcccatatgaagactgccaagagaATTCTGCGCTACTTAAAAGATACGCTTGATTTAGGTTTATTTTACTCGTCATCAGACAAGTACAAACTCGTTGGATATAGTGATAGTGATTGGGCCGGAGACTTAGATGAAAGGAAAAGTACTACTGGTTTTGTATTTTTCCTCGGAGATACGGGCTTCACTTGGAGTTCGAAGAAGCAACCGATCGTCACACTTTCCACTTGTGAAGCTTAGTACGTCGCAGCAGCATCGTGTGTTTGTCACGCGATATGGATAAGGAGTTTAATGAACGAACTTAAAATGGAGCAGAAAGAACCGACTACAATATTTGTGGACAACAAGTCAGCAATAGCTTTAGCAAAGAATCCAGTGTTCCACGACCGCAGCAAGCACATCGACACACGGTACCATTTTATCCGAGAGTGCATATCGGATAATAAGGTACAACTGAAATATACAAAGTCTCAAGACCAAGTTGCGGACATATTCACAAAACCTCTAAAGCACGAGGTCTTCGTCAAATTACGAGAAATTCTTGGAGTTACTTCAAATCAAGTTTAAGGGCGGCTGTTAAGAATGTAAACTTGATTTTAGTTTAGAAGTGTCTAAAATTATCTAGGCCCAACTAGTCTATTGTATATTAGTCCATAATACTCTAGCCCATCTAGAGACTTCATGGCTATTAGAGCCCAAGTTCTCTAGAATATTCTAGTTAGTTGTAAAGTGAATGAGTCATGAATATTCTAGACCAAACTAGAGTAGTGAAGAGTTGGTTAAGAGATCCTATAAATAGGGAAATGGACATCATGGGGAAGATGTAATTGAGTGAAAACCAAAGTTAGTGGCAAGGTGAGAATCCAAGTGAGTTTATGTAAGAAGTTGTATGTACAACTATAGTTTTGAGAGTgaaataaaaattcagttttttCATTGAGtgttgtgagcccattttcaaaTCATTCAATACCCATTTAGCCCATTAACTCCAAAATCACTCCAACAATTCATACAGGTGAATGGCACAAGCACTGAATAATTAGCTCTAGCTCCATTACTTTACCCTAGTTTCTCTCATCTAAGATATGGTATTAATTCTTTGTGAGGGTTTcataagaaataaataaattaagtttCCAAAAAGGCCAAACTAATGTATAAATTAATAGTCAATATAATAACATTATATTATACTTTGTCATTAATGCATGTCAACCAACACAAACTTGATTATATCTTCGATTCATCAGAATCTAAGGCCAAGGTCAAATCTAcgaatatataacaaaatatacttTATGACATGTCCGACTAATCGGAACTTACACTTGAACTCTAAATGCATGTCGACCAACAAGAACTTGATGATATATTCTATTTATAAGAATCTATGGAGAAGGTCAAAATCTAATAAATTTATATCAAAATATACTTTACGACATCTCCGATCAGTTGGCATGTATACTTTAACTGTAAATGCATGTCAACAAACAAAAACCATATGATATCTTCGAATCATTGGAATCTAAGGCGAAGGGTTTGACTATGCTAACATGGACCAAAAGATACTTTATGACATCTCCGATTAATCAGAATTTAATATTGAGTTTTAAATGCATGTCAACCAACAAGAACTTGATGATATATTCGATTCATCAGAATCTATGGCGAAGGTCAAAATCTACGAATTGATAAAAAAAGATACTTTATGACATCTCCCATTAATCAGAATTTATACTTCAACTCTAGATGCATGTCAACCAACAAGAACTTAATGATATTTTCGATTAATCAGAATCTAAGGTGTTGGACAAAATCTACGAGTTTATAGCAAAATATAATTTATGACATCTCCGTTTAATCGGAATTTAATATTGAACTCTAAATACATGTTAACCAACACGAACTTAAAGATATATTTGATTCATTGGAATCTAAAGCGAAGGTCAAAATCTACGAATTTATTATAGAATATACTTTATGACATATTCGATTGGTCAGAATTTAATTTTGAACTCTAAATGCATGTCAACAACCAAGAACTTCATTATATATTTGAATCTAAGGCGAAGGTCAAAATCTACGATTTATAACAAAATATACTTTATGATATATCCGATTAATTGGAATTTATACGTGAACTCTAAATGCATGTCAACCAATACGAACTTAATGATATCTTCGATTCATCGGAATCTAAGATGTAGGGTAAAATCTATCAATCTATAACAAAATATACTTTAAGACATCTCTGATCAATCAGAATTTATACTTGAAATCTAAATGCACGACAACCAACAAGAACTTAATGATATTTTCGATTCATTGGAATCTAAGGCGAAGGCCTAACTATGCTAACATGGACCAAAAGATACTTTATAACATCTCCGATTAATCAgacattaataaaaaaaatgatgttgGGTGATAGTTACAAATTGTTATTGTATTATTTCTGTTACAATTTTAGTTTTTTTGTGGTGTAAGTAAAACCCCTGTTGCGGAAAGTTTATAAAAACTGTCACAAATTGGTTATTGAAAAAGAACCATTTTTCAGGAACCATtgttttttttgggggaccatggtcttattaggacACCCACCCTACAATGATAAGGGATATCCTAACAATAATCCTACTTAGCAAGTTTACTAAtttacccttaacctaattaacATTAACCCTAATAATAACCTTGAcattaaccctaatctaaaaataaaaaaaaaactgaataaaaatcgtgattcttcttcttcatttctcgaCAAACccgtgattcttcttcttcatttctcgaCAAACCCCTAATCTAAAACccgtgattcttcttcttcatttctcgacaaacccattcattttaatttgtttttcatcgattcaattgaatagaaatcatcaaaataggcttGAAATGGTAGTTACAGTGTTGAGTTCGGTTACAACGTGTTTTTTGTTTACCCTAGGTTCCTAACCGAACTCactgaactgaagaacacgaagaacatttcgATTCTATGTTATTCAGAAGTTAGTTACCGAACTGtagagttcggttgtttcgcaaagaaattgtaaaattttCATGTAACCGAaatgtagggttaaaaaaatagaaAGCAATTTTGAGGATATAACCGAACCTTACCACTTTTCCCATTGGTTTTATTAGTCTTAAAACGGAACTCTGACCTATGAGTTCGGTTCGATCGCAAACATTTTAAAACCTCCATGTAACTGaactgtagggttaaaaacatagaaagaaTTTTCTAcagagttcggttgtttcgcaaagaaattgtaaaatttccatgtaaccgaactgtagggttaaaTAGAAAGCAATTTTGAGTTCGGTTGGATCGCAGAAGCATGCAGTTTGCGATCCAACCGAACCTTATACACTTATATCAAATTAATTTGTATGTAAACTTCGgttagttgcgaaccaaccgaacataacgctgcatCCAAGAACTTCCATTgatatggagttcggtaacctgcgtgtttggatcaagtaaccgaactacatcttcaaactagttcggttacttgttcatctcacaagGAAACCGAACAGCACCtttagatgagttcggttacttgttcatcctcacaaggaaaccgaactacaccttcagatgagttcggttacttgtttttcatataaactaaccgaactgttcaaaatccaattCCAAATCTTACATTTTTGGGGAATTTTTACCAATTAAACATACATTATCtatgagaggatggagatgaagaatcagattcatcacttgaatactcaaatgaggtgaattggattttttttttttattttccatgtttttctccttcatcttctctaactctaatctcacaaaaattctactcataataatttactcaactaataataaacccatcttttaatttaatctcactaattgtttttaactaaattattTTACTAATCATAACTTAAATTAATtaggagggtagattaggtattaaataaatatctagataaggggtgacctagaattacttccaatgtctttacccaaaatagaaccatggtccccccaaaaaaaccaatGTCCCCAAAAAATCGCTCTTGAAAAATGACTCATAAATTCTAGTTATTGCTAGTAGTTTTAGGTAATAGTTTATACAGTATCATGAGTTGGGCTTCTTGCGCTTGAAATATAAGTTCTATAAAAATACTCTTCACAAGATTTGACCTTGAGACCTATTGCACCAAACATGACTCTTGAACCATTCTtccattctttctttttgtttaatATCATCCATAAAAAATAGTTATTCTCATTAAATATTAAACTATCGATCTCCACCACAACCTCTTTACCACCATTTTCGTCACCACATACTACAACACAATGTATATTACTTTACATATTGTAccactttttttattatttttattatatgtgAGTTTTTCTTAAACCTTAGGTAACTATCCATACAAGTCATGCCTAGCTCCAGTGCATGAAATTAAATCAAGAAGTAGATTGAGATATGTCGGTCCAGAACAAGGTAATATTTTGAAGTGGTTTCCCGATAACTAGTTATGTAGATAAATAATAACAGTTGTTTATAAAAATGTCATGATAATGTCAACTATGGTAACATATTAAATATGTTACAGTAacatgggtatatagtaacacTAATTACAAAAACAGTTACAATATGAAACCTAGATGACATCATGTAACATTTGTTACAAAAACTGTTACCATTATTTAAGAACCTATCATTTAGTAACAAGCATTTTACGAATTATTACCCTATAAAATGCATGTCAACCAATAAGAACTTAATGATATCTTCGATTCATCAGAATCTAAGGTGTAGGTCAAAATCTACGAATTTATAACAAAATAGACTTTATGACAACTCCAATCAATCGGAATTTATACTTGAACTCTAAATGCATGTCAACCAACAATAACTTAATGATATCTTCGATTTAACAGAATCTAAGGCGACGGCAAAAATCCACTAATTTAGAACAAAATATACTTTATGACATCTCTGATTAACCGGAATTTATATTTGAACTCTAAATGCATTTCAACCAACAAGAACTTATGATATATTCGACATATAAGAATCTAAGGCGAAGGTCAAAATCTACGAATTTATAACAAATATACTTTATGACATCTCCGATCAATCGACATTTATACTTGAACTCTAAATGCATGTCAACCAACAAGAACTTAATGATATCTTTGATTTATCGGAATATAAGGTGTATATCAAAATTTACGAATTAATAAAAAGATATACTCTATAACATCTCCGATCAATCGGAACTTATACTCAAACTGTAAATGCATGTCAATCAACAAGAACTTAGTGATACCTTTGATTCATCAGAATCTAAGGCGACGATCAAAATCTACGAATATATAACAAAAGATATTTTATGGCATCTTCGATTAATCGAAATTTATACTTGAATTCTAAATACATGTCAACCAACCAGAACTTGATGATATATTTGATTCATCAGAATCTATTCGGAAGATCACAAATTAACGGATGTTGGACAACCACTGGTGCAATCAAACAATCACAATCACAAATTAATGTAAGATACTTGGACAAAAAATACTAAAAAACATCATTTAGGAAAAACGTACACAGCACACTACACGGCACATTATACATACAAATGTCAACTATATGTTTAAAAATCCACAAGGAGTGCTGTTCACATGGACAGACAACTACATCACTTGAATTTAAATGTCAACTATATGCATAAAAATCCACAAGGAGTGCTGTTCACATTGACGGACAACTTGATGTATATTGTTGCACTTGAATTGATCAATTCGAAATGCAAAATAGTAAATAGAATGCCTCATGATATCTACTAAAGGTCGATCGTGCTAGCTAGTGTACTCAGTGACGAAGTGAAAGGTCAGCTAATCCTGGATCTACCCCCTCAAAATCATGAAAACCATTAAATAATCTTTATCTAATATTTTTAACTTAATGATAATTGATAGTGGTTGAAAGTTTGAAAAGATCCACTTATGTATAGACGCATTTTAAAGTTAGATATATTCGACATTCAAAATACCATAcaaattatttcaaaaaaaaaagccaATACCATACAAACAGTCCATCttagaaattttttatcttcttctctcaaTTATCTTATCATCTTCATTATCTTTGGTATCTCTCTCTATCGATTTGGTTTTCTTGTAATGGCTTCAGAAAGGATTCTTGTTAGTGGTGTGACTGAGATCATGAAGAAATTGCTCCCGGTTATTGGTCAACAGATTGGTCGGGGATGGGGTGTTAAAGAGGACCTAAAGAAACTTGGGAAAACGTTGGAGTCAATACAAGCTTTAATTTCTGATGCCGAGGAGAAACAAATAACCGATGCTACTGTCAGACTTTGGTTGAGAAGGCTCAAAGACATTGTTTACGATGCAGATGATTTTATGGATGAATTCAATTATGAAACCATGCGTCTTTGCGAAAGAGGAAGTCAGCTCAAACACAAAGTACGCGACTGTATGACTAAATCCTCCAATCCACTTGTGTTTCTTTCTATGATGGCTGATAAAATCCAAGCCATTaataaaagcttggattcaatCTACAATGATAAAGTCAGATATTCGTTGAATGTTACTAATGATGGTTGTCAAGTCGATCAAATAATAGCGAACTGCAACCGGATAACTACTTCAATTGTTGATGATTCGGTGCTTATAGGCAGGAAGGGCGCTACACTAGAAATAGTAAAGATGCTGACTAACAAATGGTTGCCTTCAATGTCTACATCTACAGCACCACACCATTCTTCTCTTGAAGGGCAACTTTCGGCCCTATCCATTGTGGGTATGGGGGGTCTGGGTAAGACTTCTTTGGCGCAGTTGGTATACAAAGACGAGTCCATAAAAACACATTTTGCAATAAAAATATGGGTATGTGTATCTGACAAGTTTGATGTCTATAGGATCGTAAAAGAAATTTTAGAGTCCCTTACTGATGGTTTATGCGGGGCTTCATCAAATTGTAATGTGCTGGCGAGACAAGTTCAGGAAAAACTGACTGGTAAAAAATACCTGTTAGTACTAGACGATCTTTGGAATAAGGATGCTGGAGATTGGGAAAAACTACATGGAATCCTTTTCAATGGTGTTGCAGGCAGCAAAATATTAGTCACCACACGAGACCAACAAGTTGCTTGTGTTGTCGGGGGTACGTCCTatgaattacaaaaattaaaacatgatgattgTTGGTCTATTATGCAGAATAAAATTTCATTTCCACTCTCTAAAAATATGTCAGATATTGGGTTTGACATAGCGGAGAAATGCGATGGCTTACCACTTGCGGCGAACTTTCTTGGAAGTTTATTATCCTATAAAAGGGAAGAAAGCCACTGGATTTCCTTAAAGGACAACAAGAATTTATGGGTTCAATCAAAAAATAACAGAGTCATATCAATCTTAAAATTGAGTTATGATAACTTACCTTCACGTTTGAAACAATGTTTTTCATATTGTTGTTTATTTCCCAAAGATTGGGAGATTCAAAGAGAGATATTGATACGTATGTGGATGGCGGAGGGATTTCTTGAGCTACCTGCAGATGAGGTAAATAATAGATCCTTTGAAGATATTGGGAATGattattttgagtttttgttgTGGAACTCATTCTTTCAGGATACAAAAAAAGATGGACTTGGTATCATCTCGTGTAAGATGCATGATCTTGTGCATGATCTCGCATTGAGTGTTGTGGATGGTAAAGAATTTGGGGTTGACGGGAAGGAAGATGTTTCACAGCAAGTTCGTCGTTTACAATTGATATGTGATAGCGGATCCTCGGCAACAGCTGCAGAAATATTTTCGAAGGCAGAGAATTTGCGAACGATTGTTGCTGTTAATGCATATAAATGTTCACAAATCAGTGGTTTATCTTCTACTAGGCGTTTACGGGTATTGTATCCGCTTGGTGGTTGGCATACAAAATTATCCTTCTCAGATTCTAAGTTCATACATTTGAGGTTCCTGGACCTCTCatattttgaatttgatttatcGCATGGTGTGTCATTAAATCATTCTTACAATTTGCAGACACTGATATTGGTTAAATGCAAAACTGTTTCTGGTTTTCTTGGTGGAATTGGGCGTTTGAAAAATTTGAGACACCTCGATGTCTCATGGTCTGATATTAAAGTTTTACCTGATGATTCTTTCGTCAACCTCACCAATTTGCAGACGTTGGATCTCCAAAGGTGCGAGAAGTTTGAAGCCTTACCAGAAAATATTGGTTTGTTAAAACATCTCATGACGTTGAATATTAAGCAATGTTGTAAATTAGATGCCTTACCTGCAGAACTAGAAGCATTGACACGATTAAGGTGCCTTAATTTGTATGGTACTAAGATCAAAGTATTGCCTGAATCTTGCGTTAAAAACCTCTGTAATTTGGAGATAGTGGATTTTGGATCTTCATGTGAGCTTCCCAAAGAAATTAAGAATTGGCCGAAACTAAGACAGTTTAGACATATGAGAAAGGATGATATGATGTCTAGAGGTATAGAAAAGCTAACTTGCCTTGAAACATTGGATCCGTACATGGTGAGGATTCTTAGTGGGATAGAAGAGTTAGCTGCCCTTAACTCCCTTCAAGTGTTGCGTATAACAAATCTAGAGAATGTGAGTGGAATTGAAGATGCAGAGAGGGCAAAGTTGAAGGATAAACATCATTTGAGAGAATTATATCTAGATTGGAGCAATCAACATATATATTATATAGATGAAGATATGGTTTTAGAGGGTCTTAGACCTCACCCCAATTTGAGAAAGCTGCGAATATGTGAATTCTCTGGTTTAAATCTTCCGAAGTGGATGGGTTCTTCATCGTCTAATTGCCTGCTTCTTAATTTGGTTGAATTAGAAGTATCGTATTGCAGGAGATGTGAGAAGCTTCCAGCTCTAGGTATGCTCCCATGTCTTAGGAATCTTACGATTCATACAATGAGTTCAGTTAAGTGTTTGGGTGGAGAATTTTATTATCagcagcaagaagaagaagaaagtaccCAGAAGTCTACTACTACAGCGTCATCCTTCTTGTTATTCCCTTCCTTAGTTGAGCTGCAAATCAATTATATGCATAATCTAGAAGAATGGGTTTCTCCTCCTCCATCATCTTATTTTTATGTTGATTCCTTCCCTCTCCTTGAGAAGCTGTATATTTGGATTTGTCCAAAATTGAGAAGCACTCCGAACTCGTTTCCTTCTCTCAAGGTATTGGAATTTTGGGAAACCAACGACAAGACAGTGAACTCAATCTTATCTGCAGGGGGATGTCTGACATCTCTCACATCCATTAAAATATCACATTCTCCAAAGCTGATATATTTCCCAATGGGCGCACTACTCCAAAACAATACTCCCAATCTTCATTTTCTAGGGATTTTTAATTGTTCCGAGTTTCAAGGTTTTCGTGATGATGATTTAAACAGCAGCAAAAGCAACAACAGTTCTCTCTACAAGCTGGAATTATCCGTATGTCCTGTTTTAACATCTCTTCCGGATATACGATTATGGACTTCTCTTCGGGAATTACGTATATGGCAGTGCGACAAATTGAAGGATTCTATACCGTATGATTACAAGACGTCACTCTCCTTTCTTCACTCACTCGAAGTTGATTTTATTCAAAGAGAAGACCCGCAGCTACCATATCCACATAGTAGGTACAGCTCAATTAATCTGATGGGGAAGTAGATGAAGATATGTTCTCTCCCACTCTCAAAATTGAGACTTTTATTTGAATTTCTTAATCATTCTGCGTTCAAGTAAATTCCAATATTTTTGTAATACATTATTCAAATTGTGATAAATATACTGAAATATGTTTAACAAGTTCGGTAAACCCGCGCAATTGCGCCGGCAAGTTTATTgatttgacttagcaaaaaaaNNNNNNNNNNNNNNNNNNNNNNNNNNNNNNNNNNNNNNNNNNNNNNNNNNNNNNNNNNNNNNNNNNNNNNNNNNNNNNNNNNNNNNNNNNNNNNNNNNNNNNNNNNNNNNNNNNNNNNNNNNNNNNNNNNNNNNNNNNAAAAAAAATCACCCGATCTTCGAGCGTGAGGAAATAATAGAGAGACGGAAAGAAAGGGAGAAATAACTTCAGCCAACTTTCAATTAGTCTTACTATTATACTCATGCATTAGATCCATATACCAGCATCCTCCTAGAGCCATATATTGTTGAAACAGTTGATTGATGTTATCAGCTATCTTGGCAGATGTCTCAGGGGAAGTCTTCATTAAACAGTCCAAACAAATATGTGCGTGAAATCTGATAATTTTATAAAGATTTCATAAGCTATTTGATTAAAGTAGAGTAATATTTCTAAGAGGAGCATGACGTACCTGAATTGGTAAATGACGTTTCTCATGAAAATCTACTCCATTGCCTAACAAAGCACATGAGCCGTGCAACATGCAGATCATCTCCTGCAATAATCTAATCCAAACGGAGAGaaacccaaaattcaaaaattatttCATGACATTACATTAGCTGATGCTTATTGTGAAAGGAAAATAGTCCCACatctaaatataatatggaagggtcgCTCCACTTATtgctaattggttttgaattggatGCCTGTCGACTTTAAGATGGTATCAGAGTTAAGCCCCTGACCCAGACCTGCATACGCTGGGTGTAGGCTGAGTTACTGGCCGAAGTGTTTAACCTACTTTGTCACTCCTACACCCGGAATGTAGGCCATACTGGATGAGGTGTACCCCCGATCTAGTCACTCACCTGTGTACACTTGTTACCGATTGACTGGTAACTCGTAACTCGTACTTAGGTCCACGTGTGAGGACCAATTGGTTTCGGTATGCCACTTGAGAAACCAGACTTCTAAATTTTTCGAATTCTCTGAGCATATGTCCCATACCATAATACTCCGAAAATCCGACAAGCACAAGGGAGACCGAATATAATTCCAATCTTTATACTATGATGATACATTGTATCTCTCTAATACTAGTCACCATTGAATTTCCAATAGAGAGGAAAGGTCAGTTGCCAACAAAGGACGGCCGATTGCCAAATTTA comes from Papaver somniferum cultivar HN1 unplaced genomic scaffold, ASM357369v1 unplaced-scaffold_158, whole genome shotgun sequence and encodes:
- the LOC113337009 gene encoding disease resistance protein RGA2-like is translated as MASERILVSGVTEIMKKLLPVIGQQIGRGWGVKEDLKKLGKTLESIQALISDAEEKQITDATVRLWLRRLKDIVYDADDFMDEFNYETMRLCERGSQLKHKVRDCMTKSSNPLVFLSMMADKIQAINKSLDSIYNDKVRYSLNVTNDGCQVDQIIANCNRITTSIVDDSVLIGRKGATLEIVKMLTNKWLPSMSTSTAPHHSSLEGQLSALSIVGMGGLGKTSLAQLVYKDESIKTHFAIKIWVCVSDKFDVYRIVKEILESLTDGLCGASSNCNVLARQVQEKLTGKKYLLVLDDLWNKDAGDWEKLHGILFNGVAGSKILVTTRDQQVACVVGGTSYELQKLKHDDCWSIMQNKISFPLSKNMSDIGFDIAEKCDGLPLAANFLGSLLSYKREESHWISLKDNKNLWVQSKNNRVISILKLSYDNLPSRLKQCFSYCCLFPKDWEIQREILIRMWMAEGFLELPADEVNNRSFEDIGNDYFEFLLWNSFFQDTKKDGLGIISCKMHDLVHDLALSVVDGKEFGVDGKEDVSQQVRRLQLICDSGSSATAAEIFSKAENLRTIVAVNAYKCSQISGLSSTRRLRVLYPLGGWHTKLSFSDSKFIHLRFLDLSYFEFDLSHGVSLNHSYNLQTLILVKCKTVSGFLGGIGRLKNLRHLDVSWSDIKVLPDDSFVNLTNLQTLDLQRCEKFEALPENIGLLKHLMTLNIKQCCKLDALPAELEALTRLRCLNLYGTKIKVLPESCVKNLCNLEIVDFGSSCELPKEIKNWPKLRQFRHMRKDDMMSRGIEKLTCLETLDPYMVRILSGIEELAALNSLQVLRITNLENVSGIEDAERAKLKDKHHLRELYLDWSNQHIYYIDEDMVLEGLRPHPNLRKLRICEFSGLNLPKWMGSSSSNCLLLNLVELEVSYCRRCEKLPALGMLPCLRNLTIHTMSSVKCLGGEFYYQQQEEEESTQKSTTTASSFLLFPSLVELQINYMHNLEEWVSPPPSSYFYVDSFPLLEKLYIWICPKLRSTPNSFPSLKVLEFWETNDKTVNSILSAGGCLTSLTSIKISHSPKLIYFPMGALLQNNTPNLHFLGIFNCSEFQGFRDDDLNSSKSNNSSLYKLELSVCPVLTSLPDIRLWTSLRELRIWQCDKLKDSIPYDYKTSLSFLHSLEVDFIQREDPQLPYPHSRYSSINLMGK